One Tissierellales bacterium DNA window includes the following coding sequences:
- the gcvPB gene encoding aminomethyl-transferring glycine dehydrogenase subunit GcvPB produces MRKYNNLIFELSKPGRIASRLPENDVDQTPVNDLIPEDFLNDEELDLPEVNEVDIIRHYTNLSNKNYGVDTGFYPLGSCTMKYNPKINEDMARLDGFANIHPNQPEETVQGALRLMYEAEKALAEITGMDRVTLQPAAGAHGELTGLMLIKAYHENRGENQRTKIIIPDSAHGTNPASAIMAGFETVEVKSNEKGLVDTESLKAVLNDEIAGLMLTNPNTLGLFEEEIKEIADLVHNAGGLVYYDGANANAILGIARPGDMGFDVVHLNIHKTFSTPHGGGGPGCGPVGAKKELIEFLPVPMVEKDEERYYLDYDIPKSIGKVKDFYGHFNVLVKAYTYILTMGKDGLKKASQMAVLNANYLGQKLKEHYYLPIDTIYKHEFVLGGLKGDNLEVSTMDVAKRLIDFGFHPPTVYFPLIINEALMIEPTETESIETLDAFVNVLIEIAKESEEDSEKLKEAPHNAPIRRVDEVHAARKPVLKWEG; encoded by the coding sequence ATGAGAAAATATAATAACCTAATATTTGAACTATCGAAACCAGGAAGAATTGCAAGTAGGCTTCCTGAAAACGATGTGGATCAAACTCCAGTTAATGATTTAATTCCAGAAGATTTTTTAAATGATGAAGAATTAGACTTACCAGAGGTTAATGAAGTTGACATTATAAGACACTATACTAATCTATCGAATAAGAATTATGGGGTAGATACAGGATTTTATCCCTTAGGTTCTTGTACTATGAAGTATAATCCTAAGATTAATGAAGATATGGCAAGATTAGATGGATTTGCAAATATTCATCCAAATCAGCCAGAAGAAACTGTTCAAGGTGCATTAAGATTAATGTATGAAGCAGAAAAGGCTTTAGCAGAAATAACTGGTATGGATAGAGTAACTTTACAACCAGCAGCTGGTGCTCATGGTGAATTGACTGGTTTAATGCTTATAAAAGCTTACCATGAAAATAGGGGAGAGAACCAAAGAACAAAGATAATTATTCCAGATTCAGCTCATGGAACTAACCCAGCATCTGCTATAATGGCTGGCTTTGAAACTGTGGAAGTTAAATCAAATGAAAAAGGTTTAGTAGATACAGAAAGCTTAAAAGCAGTTTTAAATGACGAAATAGCAGGTTTAATGCTTACAAATCCTAATACTTTAGGCTTATTTGAAGAAGAAATTAAAGAAATTGCAGATTTAGTTCATAATGCTGGTGGACTAGTATATTATGACGGAGCAAATGCAAATGCAATTTTGGGTATTGCTAGACCTGGAGATATGGGATTTGACGTAGTTCATTTAAATATTCATAAAACATTTTCTACACCTCATGGTGGAGGAGGTCCGGGATGTGGACCAGTAGGTGCTAAAAAAGAATTAATAGAGTTCCTACCAGTACCCATGGTAGAAAAAGATGAAGAAAGATATTATTTGGACTATGATATACCAAAAAGTATAGGTAAAGTTAAAGATTTCTATGGCCATTTTAATGTATTAGTAAAAGCCTATACCTATATATTAACTATGGGTAAAGATGGACTTAAAAAAGCTAGTCAAATGGCTGTATTAAATGCTAATTATTTAGGCCAAAAATTAAAAGAACATTATTATTTACCAATAGATACGATATACAAACATGAATTTGTATTAGGTGGATTAAAAGGAGATAATTTAGAAGTTTCTACAATGGATGTAGCTAAAAGGTTGATAGATTTTGGTTTCCATCCACCAACAGTATATTTCCCACTAATTATTAATGAAGCCTTAATGATTGAGCCAACAGAAACTGAAAGTATAGAAACTTTAGATGCTTTTGTTAATGTATTAATAGAAATTGCAAAAGAATCTGAAGAAGATTCAGAAAAACTAAAAGAAGCGCCTCACAATGCTCCAATTAGGAGAGTAGACGAAGTACATGCAGCAAGAAAGCCAGTATTAAAATGGGAAGGGTAG
- the lpdA gene encoding dihydrolipoyl dehydrogenase, with amino-acid sequence MAKDIVILGAGPGGYVAAIRAAQLGANVHLIEDREVGGTCLNRGCIPTKTYFKNAELFGEITNSEKFGITVENPKIDGKVLQENKNKIVNQLVRGIETLISSYENIEFYDGRALLIDDRNVEVKLKDGEIKEIKADNIIIATGSRPTMTETEGIDLEGVITSDDLLEMEEIPETLIVVGAGVIGVEFASIYNGLGSNVILLASRMLKNADMEIRRRITPLLKKRGVDVYMNIRAKEIVKDGDKLRVTAKYKNKDKEIDVIGDKVLIASGRGPVVEGLNLDEVGIKHSYKGIEVNEHFETNIDGIYAIGDVNDVGIQLAHVASAQGVYAVEKIMGLEPTINLDIYPNCVFSFPEVAHVGLTEEEVKEKGIECKVSKFMFAANGKALTLGEADGLVKVIASNEDNKVLGVHIIGPHANDLIHEGALAISNGLTIEHIANTIHAHPTLSEAFYEAVLGLEGQAIHIAPPRKRKTRKRKKRKKKIK; translated from the coding sequence TTGGCTAAAGATATAGTAATATTAGGGGCAGGTCCTGGAGGTTATGTGGCAGCTATTAGAGCAGCTCAATTAGGAGCAAATGTACATTTAATAGAGGATAGGGAAGTAGGGGGAACATGCCTCAATCGAGGCTGTATCCCTACTAAAACTTATTTTAAAAATGCCGAACTTTTCGGTGAAATAACTAATAGTGAAAAATTTGGCATAACAGTGGAAAATCCTAAAATTGATGGAAAGGTCCTGCAAGAAAATAAAAATAAAATAGTTAATCAATTAGTAAGAGGAATAGAAACCCTTATATCTTCTTATGAAAATATAGAATTTTATGATGGGAGAGCCCTTTTAATAGATGATAGAAACGTTGAAGTAAAGCTAAAAGATGGAGAAATTAAGGAGATTAAAGCGGATAATATTATTATTGCCACAGGTTCAAGGCCTACAATGACGGAGACTGAGGGTATAGATTTAGAGGGTGTAATAACTAGTGATGACCTTTTAGAAATGGAAGAAATACCAGAGACATTAATAGTTGTAGGTGCTGGGGTAATAGGAGTAGAATTTGCAAGTATTTATAACGGTTTAGGTTCAAATGTAATATTATTAGCATCAAGGATGCTTAAAAATGCAGATATGGAAATCCGTAGAAGGATTACTCCTCTTTTGAAAAAAAGAGGTGTAGATGTTTATATGAATATTCGAGCGAAGGAAATAGTTAAAGATGGAGATAAGCTAAGAGTAACTGCAAAATATAAAAATAAGGATAAGGAAATAGATGTAATTGGAGATAAAGTTCTAATTGCATCTGGTAGGGGGCCTGTTGTTGAAGGATTAAACCTAGATGAAGTAGGAATAAAACATTCATATAAAGGCATAGAAGTTAATGAGCATTTTGAAACCAATATAGACGGTATATATGCTATTGGAGATGTAAATGATGTTGGTATTCAATTGGCTCATGTAGCCTCAGCTCAAGGAGTATATGCTGTAGAAAAGATAATGGGTTTAGAACCTACTATAAATTTAGATATTTATCCAAACTGTGTATTTAGTTTTCCAGAAGTTGCCCATGTTGGTCTAACGGAGGAAGAAGTTAAAGAAAAGGGAATTGAATGCAAAGTAAGTAAATTTATGTTTGCAGCCAATGGAAAGGCATTGACCTTAGGTGAGGCAGATGGATTAGTAAAAGTAATAGCCTCTAATGAAGACAATAAGGTACTAGGGGTTCATATCATAGGACCTCATGCTAATGATTTAATACATGAAGGGGCTTTGGCTATATCTAATGGTTTAACCATAGAACATATAGCTAATACTATACATGCTCATCCAACATTAAGCGAAGCCTTTTATGAGGCGGTTTTAGGCTTAGAAGGGCAAGCTATTCATATAGCACCACCTAGAAAGAGGAAGACTAGAAAGAGAAAGAAAAGAAAAAAGAAAATAAAGTAA
- a CDS encoding phosphatase PAP2 family protein, whose amino-acid sequence MKNKYMKLIAVAILIIVFVSLGHKVKGSKEGIYFDEKILKKVDENVTPIKTKVMKIITFFGSYKFLLPVGLLILLFMVKKKNWVSATFLILSSIGSFGINTLLKYYYIRTRPIKYFLIEKSGYSFPSGHAMVSMTFYTIITYLLTRDKLNNRKNIMLWILNFIFIGLIGYSRIYLGVHWPTDIIGGYTVGILFTYCIILNEDTIERISLNIRRK is encoded by the coding sequence ATGAAGAATAAATATATGAAATTAATTGCAGTTGCTATACTTATAATAGTATTTGTTTCTCTTGGGCATAAAGTTAAGGGATCTAAAGAAGGTATATATTTTGATGAGAAGATTTTAAAAAAGGTAGACGAAAATGTTACTCCTATTAAAACAAAAGTTATGAAGATAATTACCTTTTTTGGTTCATATAAATTTTTACTCCCAGTAGGGTTACTTATTTTATTGTTCATGGTTAAAAAGAAAAATTGGGTTAGTGCTACTTTTTTAATATTGTCCTCTATAGGTAGTTTTGGGATAAATACATTATTAAAATATTATTATATAAGAACTAGACCTATAAAGTATTTTTTAATAGAAAAAAGTGGATACAGTTTTCCTAGTGGCCACGCTATGGTTTCTATGACTTTTTACACTATTATTACTTATTTACTTACTAGGGATAAATTAAACAATAGAAAAAATATTATGCTATGGATATTAAATTTTATTTTCATTGGATTAATTGGCTATAGTCGTATTTATTTAGGGGTCCATTGGCCTACAGATATAATAGGAGGCTATACAGTAGGTATATTGTTTACTTATTGTATAATACTTAATGAGGATACGATAGAAAGAATTAGTTTAAATATTAGAAGGAAATAA
- a CDS encoding DUF3343 domain-containing protein translates to MKNYYCVVTFHTTQQPLVFEKALKKEGLDIKLMPVPRQVSSSCGIAAKVDCEKKEKIFAICKEKDLEIEGIHKIIKSKNSKRFFNR, encoded by the coding sequence ATGAAGAATTATTATTGTGTAGTTACTTTTCATACTACCCAGCAACCTTTAGTTTTTGAAAAAGCTTTAAAAAAAGAAGGTTTAGATATAAAGCTTATGCCAGTGCCTAGGCAAGTTAGTTCTAGTTGTGGCATTGCTGCCAAAGTAGACTGTGAAAAGAAAGAAAAAATCTTTGCTATATGTAAAGAAAAAGACCTTGAAATAGAAGGAATTCACAAGATTATAAAAAGTAAAAATAGCAAACGGTTTTTTAACCGATAA
- a CDS encoding sulfurtransferase TusA family protein produces the protein MSKIIDARGRSCPEPVIMTKNAIDSFPNEELEVLVDAKVAVENIKRFAKSKGYDIKVDSKGNKFTLHIKK, from the coding sequence ATGTCTAAAATTATAGATGCTAGAGGAAGGTCTTGTCCTGAACCTGTAATAATGACTAAAAACGCAATTGATTCTTTTCCTAATGAAGAGTTAGAAGTTTTAGTTGATGCAAAAGTAGCAGTAGAAAATATAAAACGCTTTGCAAAAAGTAAAGGATATGATATAAAAGTAGATAGTAAAGGAAATAAATTTACTTTGCATATTAAAAAATAG